One stretch of Caldinitratiruptor microaerophilus DNA includes these proteins:
- the fliD gene encoding flagellar filament capping protein FliD, with protein MSLRISGLYSGLDTETMISELMKIERRPLDLMEQRQHTYELRQELWNEIQSRLLSLKGKVDPLAQASAVTPVKATSTDEGVVRVQVADAALAVTGTYAFEVYQLATAHRVWSDAKPGWTATSTGSFTISDGVNTATITVNAGATLADVARAINGAVDTTTGNPLRIKATVVDNILYLEHELTGTGTDRQISFSGDLTIPADLGLTVSSTDGTPKYQAASQDAYFRINGLPDPADPSKRFSRKSNTGLTDVIAGLSIDLVKAGAPATATVTVARDVDAAVATIRAWVDEYNATLDLINTRLSEQPVADAATDTDRKKGLLRGDFLLTRLKGKLREVVSDPVTRSPATATDRLAAIGITTTADDFGKSGKLQIDETRLRAALESNPADVAALFSQSTDVNGDGKVTSDEQGAAVRLSSLLDSYTTSATRSVNGITVKTGIIPAQLDELQRVIDDYDRRMEAFQQLLGRKEETLRRQFLAMETALATLQNQATYLAQQLASLTR; from the coding sequence ATGAGCCTGCGGATCTCCGGCCTGTACTCGGGCCTGGACACGGAGACCATGATCTCGGAGCTGATGAAGATCGAACGCCGGCCGCTGGACCTGATGGAACAGCGCCAGCATACCTACGAGCTTCGGCAGGAGCTCTGGAACGAGATCCAGAGCAGGCTGCTGTCGCTCAAGGGAAAGGTGGACCCCCTCGCCCAGGCCTCCGCCGTCACGCCGGTCAAGGCCACAAGCACGGATGAGGGTGTGGTCAGGGTCCAGGTGGCGGACGCCGCTCTGGCTGTAACCGGCACCTACGCCTTCGAGGTGTACCAACTCGCCACCGCCCACCGGGTGTGGAGCGACGCCAAACCAGGCTGGACGGCAACGTCTACTGGTTCCTTTACGATCTCCGACGGCGTGAACACTGCCACCATCACGGTGAACGCCGGTGCCACGTTGGCGGACGTTGCCCGGGCAATCAACGGAGCGGTCGACACGACGACGGGGAATCCCTTGCGGATCAAGGCGACCGTCGTCGACAACATCCTCTACCTCGAGCATGAACTCACGGGCACAGGTACAGATCGGCAAATCAGTTTCAGCGGCGACCTGACGATTCCCGCGGACCTTGGCCTGACGGTCAGCTCCACGGATGGCACGCCCAAGTACCAGGCAGCGAGCCAGGATGCCTACTTCCGCATCAACGGCCTGCCCGACCCCGCGGACCCGTCCAAGCGCTTCTCCAGGAAGAGCAACACCGGCCTGACGGACGTCATCGCCGGCCTGTCCATCGACCTGGTGAAGGCGGGCGCTCCCGCCACGGCCACGGTCACCGTCGCCAGGGACGTGGATGCGGCCGTGGCGACCATCCGCGCGTGGGTCGACGAGTACAACGCCACCCTGGACCTCATCAACACTCGCCTTTCGGAACAGCCGGTCGCAGACGCCGCAACGGATACAGACCGGAAGAAGGGACTCTTGCGCGGCGACTTCTTGCTGACCCGCCTCAAGGGGAAGCTCCGGGAAGTGGTCTCCGACCCGGTGACGCGCAGCCCTGCCACCGCCACGGACCGGCTGGCGGCGATCGGCATCACCACCACGGCCGACGACTTCGGCAAGTCCGGCAAGCTCCAGATCGACGAGACCCGGTTGCGGGCCGCCCTGGAGTCGAATCCGGCCGACGTGGCCGCCCTGTTCAGCCAGAGCACGGATGTCAACGGCGACGGGAAGGTCACGTCCGACGAGCAAGGGGCTGCGGTTCGGCTCAGCAGCCTCCTGGACTCCTACACGACCTCCGCCACCCGGTCCGTCAACGGGATCACGGTCAAGACCGGCATCATCCCGGCCCAGCTGGACGAACTACAGCGGGTGATCGACGACTACGACAGGCGCATGGAAGCCTTCCAGCAGCTCCTGGGCAGGAAAGAAGAGACCCTCCGCCGGCAGTTTCTGGCGATGGAGACAGCCCTGGCCACACTGCAGAACCAGGCCACGTACCTGGCTCAGCAGCTCGCCAGCCTGACGCGGTGA
- a CDS encoding motility associated factor glycosyltransferase family protein, translating into MGGEPDLVVEGSAAGPATVRVVTPDGGWYLHSRYDPVAASRQWAAGLGLRSKSVLVVYGLGLGYHVEALWEIASPLSVTVLEQSPAVARLAGQHGVLERLRALGTTVVVEPDPQRLARRLEEEVGRCHALDGHLVVHEPSVRLLPPPCAGLRAALEKWVLFDKTRRASAPALAANLQANATRMQELPGIGLLKGLGTGIPGFLVAGGPSLDEALPHLGGALERGLVLAVGTALRPLATVGLTPHLAILTDPSPKLVRHFEGVEDQPSLVVFPTVHPAVLQAYRGPLLAAFQAGVEEAERLAALRGEPVVESGGSVSTAAFSVLELLGCEPIVFVGLDLGWPGGRTHARAAPGFRSGVTGTRQVLSNAGEPIPTTANLDAYRTWFENRLLARPDRTVFNTALRGARIRGAPFRPLSDLLASLPPLPEATRQRLKYRLQVTGHTRSE; encoded by the coding sequence ATGGGGGGCGAGCCTGACCTCGTGGTGGAAGGGTCTGCAGCGGGCCCGGCGACCGTCCGGGTGGTAACGCCCGACGGCGGATGGTACCTGCACAGCCGCTACGACCCGGTCGCCGCCAGCCGGCAGTGGGCCGCCGGCCTCGGGCTCAGGTCGAAGAGCGTCCTGGTGGTCTACGGGCTGGGCCTCGGCTACCATGTGGAGGCGCTATGGGAGATCGCTTCCCCCCTCTCGGTTACCGTCCTGGAGCAGAGTCCGGCCGTCGCCCGGCTGGCCGGACAGCACGGTGTTCTCGAGCGGCTAAGGGCACTGGGTACCACCGTCGTCGTCGAGCCGGACCCTCAGCGGCTGGCACGGCGGCTAGAAGAAGAAGTCGGGCGATGTCACGCGCTCGACGGCCACCTCGTGGTCCACGAACCGTCGGTGCGCCTCCTGCCGCCTCCGTGCGCGGGACTGCGGGCCGCCCTGGAGAAGTGGGTTCTGTTCGACAAGACCCGGCGCGCCTCCGCCCCCGCGCTGGCCGCGAACCTGCAGGCGAACGCGACACGGATGCAAGAGCTACCCGGGATCGGGCTATTGAAGGGCCTCGGCACCGGCATCCCGGGCTTCCTCGTGGCCGGCGGTCCATCCCTGGACGAGGCCCTGCCGCACCTGGGCGGAGCTCTGGAGCGCGGACTGGTCTTGGCGGTCGGAACGGCACTGCGTCCTCTCGCCACGGTGGGCCTTACGCCCCACCTAGCCATCCTGACCGATCCCTCGCCCAAACTGGTGCGGCACTTCGAAGGCGTCGAAGATCAGCCGTCGCTCGTCGTCTTCCCCACGGTCCACCCGGCCGTGCTCCAGGCGTACCGCGGGCCGCTCCTGGCGGCCTTTCAGGCCGGGGTCGAGGAGGCGGAGCGGCTCGCGGCGCTACGGGGCGAGCCCGTGGTGGAATCCGGCGGCTCTGTGTCGACGGCGGCCTTCTCGGTGCTGGAACTTCTCGGCTGCGAGCCCATCGTGTTCGTGGGACTCGACCTCGGCTGGCCGGGCGGTCGGACCCACGCCCGCGCGGCCCCCGGGTTTCGCAGCGGGGTAACGGGTACTCGCCAGGTGCTGTCCAACGCCGGTGAGCCCATCCCCACAACAGCCAACCTCGATGCGTATCGCACGTGGTTCGAGAACCGCCTGCTCGCCCGCCCGGATCGGACCGTCTTCAACACCGCGCTGCGCGGGGCCCGGATCCGGGGCGCGCCGTTCCGCCCGCTGAGCGACCTCCTCGCTTCGCTTCCCCCCTTGCCGGAGGCGACGCGCCAGCGCCTGAAGTACCGCCTGCAGGTGACCGGGCACACGAGGAGTGAATGA